From Anopheles coluzzii chromosome 3, AcolN3, whole genome shotgun sequence, the proteins below share one genomic window:
- the LOC120957563 gene encoding protein single-minded-like — protein MLNCLNCLKHHHLSRCIFHPNDILIGPFFFTTLPPGLSARCAMKEKSKNAARSRREKENVEFLELAKLLPLPSAITSQLDKASIIRLTTSYLKMRQIFPEGLGTAWGTDRNHQPNGRAANIKELGSHLLQTLDGFIFVVAPDGKITYISETASVHLGLSQVELTGNSIYEYIHAYDQEEMASILALQQPHHPLACSAPHNLPTSSTSLNSPNSLGTPWTGTFQVGSSATDSGYNEASSEAPVTLASCQQQQHQQQQQQQQQNHQYYVPSIPQAVKCESTQIHCQQNHHQPNHRHSYSQHQRSYVVDMERNFFLRMRCVLAKRNAGLTSSGYKVIHCSGYLKARVFPHESLNTPGYCCVQNLGLEAVGHSLSPSAATEVKLQQNMFMFRASLDMKLIYLDAKVSQLTGYEPQDLIENTLYQYIHASDVVQVRQTHQTLLQKGQATTMYYRFLTKAGGWRWVQSHATIVHNTRSSRPHCIVSVNYVLRYESFFLLRWKRKKLRYLYLTNSAITLTAYFQ, from the exons ATGCTAAAC TGTCTCAACTGTCTCAAGCATCACCATCTGTCTCGCTGCATTTTCCATCCAAACGACATTTTAATTGGACCCTTCTTCTTCACCACCCTGCCACCAGGTCTGTCCGCCCGTTGTGCCATGaaggagaaaagcaaaaatgcGGCCCGTTCGcggcgagagaaagaaaatgtgGAATTTTTGGAGCTTGCCAAACTGTTACCACTACCCAGTGCCATCACATCCCAGCTGGATAAAGCGTCAATCATACGACTCACCACCTCGTACCTGAAAATGCGACAAATCTTCCCTGAAG GACTAGGGACAGCATGGGGGACAGACCGCAACCATCAGCCGAATGGCCGTGCCGCGAATATCAAGGAGCTCGGTTCACATCTGCTACAGACACTggatggtttcatttttgtcGTTGCGCCCGACGGAAAGATCACGTACATCTCCGAAACAGCATCCGTGCATCTTGGGCTCAGCCAGGTGGAGCTTACTGGCAACTCGATATATGAGTACATTCATGCGTACGATCAGGAAGAAATGGCATCGATTTTAGCGCTACAGCAACCACATCATCCTTTGGCGTGCAGTGCGCCACACAATCTTCCCACAAGTTCTACGTCCCTGAATTCACCAAACTCACTTGGAACTCCTTGGACTGGGACATTTCAAGTTGGGTCGTCAGCCACGGACTCTGGTTACAATGAAGCTTCTTCCGAGGCACCCGTTACACTTGCCTCttgccaacagcagcagcatcagcagcagcagcagcagcagcaacagaaccACCAGTACTATGTGCCTTCTATACCGCAAGCTGTAAAGTGCGAATCCACGCAAATACATTGCCAGCAGAATCATCATCAACCGAACCATCGGCACAGCTACAGCCAACACCAGCGATCGTACGTTGTCGACATGGAGCGCAACTTCTTCCTGCGAATGCGATGCGTTTTGGCAAAACGCAATGCAGGACTCACCTCATCCGGTTATAAG GTTATTCACTGTTCTGGCTACTTGAAAGCGCGTGTCTTTCCCCACGAATCACTCAACACACCCGGGTACTGTTGTGTGCAAAATCTTGGTCTAGAGGCCGTTGGTCACTCGCTGTCTCCGTCAGCGGCCACGGAAGtgaaattgcaacaaaacatgTTCATGTTCCGCGCAAGTTTGGATATGAAACTGATTTATCTGGATGCAAA AGTTTCACAACTCACAGGATACGAGCCCCAGGATCTAATCGAAAACACGCTATACCAGTACATCCACGCCTCGGACGTTGTCCAAGTAAGGCAAACCCATCAGACGC ttttacAAAAAGGTCAAGCCACTACCATGTACTATCGCTTTCTCACCAAAGCAGGAGGATGGCGATGGGTGCAATCACATGCCACGATTGTACACAACACGCGTTCTTCGCGACCGCACTGTATCGTTAGCGTCAACTATGTTCTGAGGTATGAATCCTTTTTCCTATTGCGCTGGAAACGTAAAAAGTTACGATATTTGTATCTAACTAACTCTGCAATTACTTTAACTGCGTACTTTCAGTGA
- the LOC120957562 gene encoding uncharacterized protein LOC120957562: MFNFTPTTHHHSAASEECMSAKAFNGNQQLSTHEESLAFNLPPEPLAPSIEPCKEIDNFLNFHHTLKSNESTSIAELNGSGNDDSFLPNDLCYDQSSQFTTQTQLSYPFEDAQSFTSGEFLDPFYEQLYSTYETHPPDRDLILRSCSVSTSGSDTT, from the coding sequence atgtttaatttcaCGCCAACAACTCATCACCATTCAGCTGCATCTGAAGAATGTATGTCGGCGAAGGCTTTCAACGGGAATCAGCAGCTGTCCACCCATGAGGAATCTCTTGCCTTTAACCTGCCACCCGAACCATTAGCCCCCAGTATTGAGCCCTGTAAAGAGATTGACAATTTCCTCAATTTTCATCATACGCTCAAATCGAACGAAAGTACTTCGATCGCTGAGCTGAACGGTAGTGGAAATGATGATTCCTTTCTGCCCAACGATTTGTGCTACGATCAGTCGTCACAGTTTACAACTCAGACACAGCTCAGCTACCCGTTCGAGGACGCACAGTCCTTCACTTCGGGCGAGTTTCTGGATCCCTTTTACGAGCAGCTGTACTCAACGTACGAGACGCATCCCCCGGATCGGGATTTAATTTTGCGCTCCTGCTCTGTTAGTACGAGCGGCTCGGACACAACGTAG
- the LOC120959351 gene encoding uncharacterized protein LOC120959351, producing the protein MFRVIVYLTAFLTIFKIHCAVAFNCDAEQSSIEGRLQKQLFCTDYDKSQRPVEHHETATNVSISIYMKNYALYEYDPSLHISNWLSVSWKDEFLTWDRADYGIDMLNVDESEIWRPMITSYSKKQLNTIDRSCNDHKCELKHTGEVSCISPCTYEAHCTSTNIDWPFDVMDCRLYFSSWLQYKSELNMTGASNVSTSYVTHNHYSWKLLSAEKENSNHSDDDTYPSVVYVFKFERHMGLYTAILTPGFLLVVLSWLVLWLDYSSSERLYILYATCIGHFTFMEFLFWHQSHQTEDVPKMLLFYRDSLFINVFTVILTIILKYTNPKPHSPERLIDRWAFRVASTSLGRVLLLRGHFIGSKRTLLREENEEGKEHYNHAGNGNGDTINLVIDRTNGNGSVDAGTEKYQHDLKIMFIDRSMLLCCFVSYVIMIINLYPNKHSIENGATIDCDAPVNTENKESELLQKLLCNYDKSERPVKNHNTAVNVTMSMHVQNYDVSEGKATLYLNVWMSSSWKDEYLNWDRAEYSLDKVVIDSDDLWRPTFVAFHNIKSGNGANACGTHPCEVKQTGVVLCVTPCQYEALCVSDTVSWPFDSLKCTMFLGTWLQDVNQINISQNSNVSTRDIEVHHAEWMIKSVKKLHIFLPDNTSYPSLEYIFTMQRHVAIYAAILTPGFLMIIIDLAVLWMNSGSAERLYILCATCMGHFTFMEYLYWRLPYHGENVPRMLLFFRDSLIINVLLVAFTIILRQTAPKADSEERLVDKLAGRVASTTMGRVLLQIDDTVDAKQSATIDEENVDTDNSNKLRTDSFEGDTVNLVSDAPVNDAPVTAPVIANHQRGTLVNAFLDRIMFISFLLCYVFMICSLLPKEVM; encoded by the exons ATGTTTAGAGTCATAGTTTATCTAACCGCTTTTCTaacgatttttaaaatacattgTGCAG TCGCATTCAATTGCGATGCAGAACAGTCCTCCATAGAGGGTAGACTACAGAAGCAGTTATTTTGCACGGATTACGACAAATCACAACGCCCTGTAGAGCACCACGAAACTGCCACCAATGTTTCTATATCGATTTACATGAAAAATTATGCCTTG TACGAATATGACCCTTCATTGCATATCTCCAACTGGTTATCAGTTAGCTGGAAGGACGAATTTCTAACCTGGGACAGAGCGGATTATGGCATAGACATGCTAAACGTGGATGAAAGCGAGATATGGCGTCCAATGATCACTTCGTACAGCAA GAAGCAACTGAACACGATAGACCGATCATGTAACGATCATAAATGCGAGCTGAAACATACTGGTGAAGTTTCCTGCATATCTCCATGCACCTATGAGGCACACTGCACGAGTACGAACATCGATTGGCCGTTTGATGTCATGGACTGCAGGCTGTATTTCAGCAGCTGGTTGCAATATAAGTCTGAACTAAACATGACTGGAGCGTCCAACGTATCAACAAGTTATGTTACTCATAATCATTACTCCTGGAAATTACTGTCAGCTGAAAAGGAAAACTCCAATCATTCCGATGACGACACCTATCCCAGTGTGGTATATGTGTTCAAGTTCGAACGCCATATGGGTTTATATACGGCTATTTTAACGCCGGGATTTT TGCTTGTCGTTTTAAGTTGGTTAGTGCTTTGGCTGGACTACAGTAGCTCCGAGCGCCTATACATTCTGTACGCAACCTGTATTGGTCACTTCACCTTTATGGAGTTCCTGTTCTGGCACCAGTCGCACCAAACCGAAGATGTTCCGAAAATGC TGCTTTTCTACCGAGATTCGCTGTTTATCAACGTTTTCACTGTAATTCTTACCATCATTTTGAAATATACCAACCCTAAGCCCCACAGCCCGGAGCGACTAATAGACAGATGGGCCTTCAGGGTGGCTTCAACTAGTTTGGGGCGTGTGTTGCTGCTAAGAGGACATTTCATTGGCTCAAAGAGAACACTTCTACGCGAGGAAAATGAGGAAGGCAAGGAACACTACAATCACGCAGGAAATGGTAATGGCGATACGATCAATCTAGTTATTGATCGCACAAATGGCAATGGTTCCGTTGACGCGGGAACAGAGAAATACCAGCATGATTTAAAGATTATGTTTATAGATCGATCAATgcttttgtgctgttttgttaGTTACGTTATCATGATTATCAATTTGTACCCAAACAAACATT CAATCGAAAATGGTG CCACAATCGACTGTGACGCTCCTGTTAATACTGAAAACAAGGAAAGCGAGTTACTCCAAAAGCTACTATGCAATTACGACAAAAGTGAACGACCCGTCAAGAACCACAATACTGCAGTAAACGTTACAATGTCAATGCACGTTCAAAATTACGATGTG AGCGAGGGAAAGGCGACGCTCTATCTGAATGTGTGGATGAGCTCTTCGTGGAAGGATGAGTACCTAAACTGGGATAGAGCAGAGTATAGCCTAGACAAGGTAGtgatcgattccgacgatctATGGCGTCCAACGTTTGTTGCCTTTCATAA TATAAAAAGTGGCAATGGTGCTAACGCCTGTGGAACCCATCCCTGCGAAGTAAAGCAAACTGGAGTGGTCCTCTGTGTTACCCCGTGCCAGTATGAAGCTCTTTGCGTGAGCGATACGGTTAGCTGGCCATTCGACAGCCTAAAGTGCACAATGTTCCTCGGCACCTGGTTGCAAGACGTCAATCAAATCAACATCAGCCAAAACTCGAACGTATCCACGCGTGACATTGAGGTGCACCATGCTGAATGGATGATCAAGTCGGTGAAGAAACTCCACATATTCCTACCAGACAATACTAGCTACCCATCGTTGGAGTATATCTTCACGATGCAACGTCATGTTGCTATTTATGCTGCTATTTTGACGCCAGGATTCT TGATGATAATAATTGATTTGGCTGTCCTGTGGATGAACAGCGGCAGCGCCGAACGACTGTACATACTCTGTGCAACTTGTATGGGCCATTTTACCTTCATGGAATACCTCTACTGGCGGCTACCGTACCACGGCGAGAACGTTCCCCGAATGC TACTTTTCTTCCGTGATTCTCTTATAATTAACGTTCTGCTGGTAGCCTTTACCATCATACTGCGACAAACGGCCCCGAAAGCTGATAGCGAAGAGCGCTTAGTCGATAAGCTTGCCGGCAGGGTAGCTTCAACGACGATGGGTCGTGTATTGCTTCAAATAGACGATACCGTTGATGCAAAACAATCAGCTACGATCGACGAAGAAAATGTAGATACTGATAATTCCAACAAACTGCGGACGGACAGTTTTGAGGGTGATACTGTGAACCTAGTATCCGATGCACCCGTTAATGATGCGCCGGTTACAGCGCCAGTTATTGCTAATCACCAACGGGGTACTTTAGTTAATGCATTTTTAGATAGAATTATGTTTATTTCCTTCTTACTTTGTTACGTCTTCATGATCTGCAGCCTTTTGCCAAAGGAAGTAATGTAA
- the LOC120956787 gene encoding EP300-interacting inhibitor of differentiation 3, which yields MEPPASDSHKSQLNALERRKKYNELLDYGHELALRTQTEDAVGIFQGVSSILIQTDQLHQSMAAEKMENASEMCINVQVVKMGHDLVGAALQKSESTQFCDEELAAAIKAIIGDSGNPLQWLHIGELGIKSFSMSKQSPCLLGAFELEPVQVEKPVKERRRRQRQELGDPRKPETVVKLNQEETDARKLQGVMEQLKAIYEERRQPIPYFELITDPTDYMNTVDTAFQISFLIRDGAVALETVDDLLSVRPTSSSEKQQNKRTDDNVQAILSLNFAKWQSAVKQFRLKRPLLAIERDTLDASQAS from the exons ATGGAACCACCAGCTTCCGATTCGCATAAAAGCCAATTAAACGCCCTGGAACGCAGAAAAAAGTACAACGAGCTATTGGATTATGGACATGAATTGG CCCTCAGAACACAAACGGAAGATGCGGTGGGTATATTCCAAGGCGTTTCATCTATTCTGATTCAGACGGACCAACTGCATCAGAGCATGGCTGCAGAGAAGATGGAAAATGCTTCCGAGATGTGCATTAATGTACAGGTCGTAAAAATGGGACACGATTTAGTGGGGGCAGCGTTGCAGAAAAGCGAAAGCACCCAATTTTGCGACGAAGAGCTAGCAGCGGCCATA aAAGCAATCATTGGCGATTCCGGCAACCCCTTGCAATGGCTACACATAGGAGAGCTAGGCATAAAGTCATTTAGTATGTCAAAACAATCGCCGTGCTTACTGGGAGCGTTCGAGCTGGAACCCGTACAGGTAGAAAAGCCCGTCAAAGAGCGTCGTCGACGCCAGCGCCAGGAGCTGGGTGATCCACGCAAACCTGAAACAGTGGTCAAATTGAACCAAGAAGAGACAGATGCTCGCAAGCTGCAAGGTGTTATGGAACAACTGAAAGCC ATATACGAGGAAAGAAGACAACCGATACCCTACTTCGAGCTCATCACGGACCCAACCGATTACATGAATACCGTCGATACAGCGTTTCAGATTTCTTTTCTCATTCGCGATGGAGCTGTAGCATTAGAAACGGTTGATGATCTGCTATCCGTTCGTCCCACTTCCAGCAgcgaaaaacagcaaaacaagcgAACCGATGACAACGTTCAGGCAATTCTATCCTTAAACTTTGCCAAATGGCAG AGCGCTGTCAAGCAATTCCGTTTGAAAAGACCATTACTGGCAATCGAGCGCGATACACTGGACGCGTCTCAAGCTTCGTAA
- the LOC120956786 gene encoding guanine nucleotide exchange factor subunit Rich, producing MYFSIGWPRVLNSGPHRSIRKVVCDRVKILFAVLAEDAIAIWYSKPCVPITSKLRSPECLEKYGINTNIEWKPDSSMLLVTTGGTTQGGTLFMYTLIVNDTPKGVYNQNDSPFTNLRRDSAELFLKETIPCLKLSLTHRICLYVPICCVSCINVNQIVIATQEGRIIRLNWEGAEERDYALDLKRIPFSVNQQVSYAVPILEKNVYVSSIDYSPLLCGFGITLSDGRAAFLTANNTKFDPNQVQGIWCQNVDDATCTVINHKYRLIAFGRRNSQTNMYVIDDLTGGLELSHRLSLSAKDFPGSPGPVRDMKWTPDGCAIIVAWVNGGISLWSTFGSLLLCSLAWDYGLHVDLSKNDPFNIISMDWSTEGYQLLMVRQTNEKSTPSCDETNETDEMSNAPSPVPSTMLVQLDFVKSILTINPCMSNNSFLLLQGDDKLYINHGDVLQNIYPAHKASYDSATGDGEVSYSGKTDEFRKDSAYIPSGEPDPVNVGGDSYLKFNSVLSESKHWVVLNLPTAYISSNWPIRYSAIDHTGTNVAVAGRTGVALYSFNTRKWKLFGNETQEKDFVITGGLLWWKEFIIMGCYSLIGFHDELRIYSKENKLDNRFAEITKSASPVMLINLFRDQLVVFTSDGHVSVFALKQIEDDYTGPDHHRVELVKMHIYDIKNVCIHPACVISVLMTSIKHEGAGTGGMMKANNYENSLSETLIMNVSGRVLMVQTDHHQHHHGTGSANSQLTSTCLASSVECIWVSESSKTHIKESLWLYCGGYGMRVWLPVFPRTGETGSRSLRHTFMSKRIMLSFTLKIYPLVILFEDAIILGAENDTLLYTSDPSVYFSLPYNALKRTSQVYLHQILRQLIRRNLGYNAWEIARCCTNLPYFPHSLELLLHEVLEEEATSKEPIPDALLPSVLEFIQEFPVYLQTVVQCARKTEIALWPYLFSSAGKPKELFQKCMAARQLHTAASYLIILQNLEPSSVSRQYATVLLDTALEQQDWPLAKDLVRFLRAIDPNDVESPRSSYVFGNKFGGLIAAGPPAPNAEDLSLILGSSMARGRSFSTTVPYPKSNDSAATVVNKEKNIMFNNPTAAATVQQNSGALSSGHDASTERQILRRKKSVPNTQKEADTSTAEEFFIDVVLQRHARRFLQLRKLEDLGYMSATLDFHLVGWLNREKDRAARIEDFVNALKSLHDELDWPKPCLDLTLLPNPLAQAHMHAESSPSPSSNLSNKSPLSELTTRRTVDSGYNSLSFVRPTGANGPVIGTAAKADERQLEPEQEQPQEQQQQRQKNTPASPIGDPLLGTTAEANLMPLNDTASVLSEAAQPNWPDEVSTVCGGAGGLLNITLGEQSFSQAMEKNISKQSKSNRRKQHKLEIRMRYLLQIFTEANCYEFALLLSVLLLDVASVGRITNAAIRSKSLVVCRQLRNGLKDMTRWSFNECLAYRPFMIALQPQLAVLDKFVIQQESIPSLMHTTAVTGVSAFSPLVMGSMHTFRDSEAPAAGVTVGGSKGLSHQSQGESRNVGNSSVNSTMQRMSSAGTLGGSVALSSESGGVGGGGTITGNNRIVIDGASMRSGSGQRDGLGQKYTTAHPFARSVSDLEVANIRKIAQGKSVTDSRSVASAAIAEEPQRTCNVM from the exons ATGTACTTCTCAATCGGATGGCCACGGGTGCTCAATAGTGGCCCGCATCGAAGCATCCGTAAAGTTGTGTGTGATCGGGTTAAAATCTTGTTTGCCGTTCTGGCGGAAGATGCTATTGCTATCTGGTACTCGAAG CCCTGTGTACCGATTACGTCTAAACTACGAAGTCCGGAATGTTTGGAGAAGTATGGTATTAACACCAACATAGAATGGAAACCAGATTCGAGCATGTTGCTGGTGACTACCGGAGGGACGACGCAAGGCGGTACTTTGTTTATGTATACGTTGATCGTGAATGATACTCCAAAGGGTGTGTACAATCAAAATGATTCACCGTTCACTAACCTACGGCGGGATAGTGCCGAGCTGTTTCTTAAAGAAACTATACCCTGCTTAAAGCTTTCACTG ACACACCGTATTTGTCTCTATGTCCCAATTTGTTGTGTGTCGTGTATAAACGTAAACCAGATCGTGATTGCAACGCAAGAGGGTCGAATCATCCGCCTTAATTGGGAAGGTGCCGAAGAGCGTGATTATGCACTCGATCTTAAAAGAATTCCCTTTAGCGTTAATCAGCAAGTCAGCTATG CCGTCCCTATTTTGGAGAAAAATGTCTACGTCTCTTCGATCGATTACTCACCACTACTTTGCGGGTTCGGCATAACGTTGAGCGATGGTCGTGCAGCGTTTCTTACTGCAAACAACACGAAGTTTGATCCCAAC caAGTGCAAGGGATTTGGTGCCAAAATGTGGACGACGCGACGTGCACGGTCATCAATCACAAGTACCGGTTGATAGCATTCGGGCGAAGGAACTCTCAAACCAACATGTACGTGATCGACGATTTAACGGGCGGACTGGAACTATCGCATAGATTGTCATTGAGTGCGAAAGATTTTCCCGGATCGCCAGGCCCCGTCCGTGACATGAAGTGGACACCCGATGGATGTGCCATTATAGTGGCCTGGGTCAACGGAGGCATATCTCTGTGGAGTACATTCGGTTCGTTGTTACTGTGCTCGCTTGCCTGGGACTATGGATTGCATGTAGATTTGTCTAAAAATGATCCATTTAACATTATAAGCATG GATTGGTCTACTGAAGGGTACCAGCTGCTTATGGTACggcaaacaaatgaaaaatccaCCCCATCGTGCGATGAAACTAATGAGACCGATGAAATGAGCAACGCACCATCGCCTGTTCCATCCACAATGCTGGTTCAGCTGGACTTTGTCAAAAGCATTCTAACCATCAATCCATGCATG AGCAATAATTCTTTTCTGTTGCTGCAAGGAGATGATAAGCTCTATATCAACCACGGCGATGTATTGCAAAACATTTATCCTGCTCATAAAGCTAGCTACGATAGTGCTACTGGCGATGGCGAGGTGTCCTACTCCGGGAAAACAGATGAATTTCGCAAAG ATTCTGCCTACATACCATCTGGAGAGCCCGATCCGGTCAACGTCGGAGGAGACAGTTACCTCAAATTCAACAGTGTACTATCGGAGAGCAAACATTGGGTTGTGTTGAATCTTCCTACAGCTTATATTTCTTCCAACTGGCCGATACGG TACAGTGCAATAGATCATACCGGTACTAATGTGGCAGTAGCAGGCCGGACAGGGGTAGCATTGTATTCCTTCAATACTCGCaaatggaaattatttggtaatGAGACGCAAGAGAAAGATTTTGTAATAACGGGCGGTCTGCTTTGGTGGAAAGAATTCATAATTATGG GATGTTATTCCCTTATCGGATTCCACGACGAGTTACGCATCTACTCTAAAGAAAACAAGTTGGATAACCGATTTGCCGAGATTACGAAAAGTGCCAGTCCGGTGATGCTCATCAACTTATTCCGCGATCAACTG GTGGTTTTCACATCTGACGGCCATGTATCAGTATTTGCTCTGAAACAAATCGAGGACGATTACACTGGCCCCGACCATCATCGAGTGGAGCTGGTGAAGATGCATATTTACGATATAAAAAACGTTTGCATTCATCCAGCATGCGTCATATCGGTACTAATGACGAGCATTAAGCACGAAGGTGCCGGCACGGGAGGGATGATGAAAGCGaacaactatgagaactctCTTTCCGAAACGTTAATTATGAACGTATCTGGCCGCGTGTTGATGGTGCAGACGGACCATCATCAGCACCATCACGGCACAGGCAGTGCAAACAGTCAGCTAACATCCACCTGCTTGGCCTCGTCGGTAGAGTGTATCTGGGTGTCCGAGTCGAGCAAGACGCATATTAAAGAATCTCTCTGGCTGTACTGTGGCGGATACGGCATGCGCGTCTGGTTGCCGGTTTTCCCACGGACGGGGGAAACAGGATCGCGCAGCCTGCGACACACGTTCATGAGCAAACGGATAATGTTATCGTTCACGTTGAAAATTTACCCTCTGGTGATACTGTTCGAGGATGCAATTATACTTGGGGCAGAAAATGACACGCTGCTTTACACAAGCGATCCGTCGGTGTACTTTTCATTGCCATATAATGCGCTCAAACGAACG AGCCAAGTTTATTTGCATCAAATATTGCGACAGCTGATTCGACGCAACCTTGGGTACAATGCTTGGGAAATTGCTCGCTGCTGTACAAATCTTCCATACTTTCCCCACTCACTGGAACTGTTGCTGCACGAAGTGCTAGAAGAGGAAGCGACCAGCAAGGAACCGATCCCCGATGCTTTATTACCGAGCGTCCTTGAATTCATCCAGGAGTTTCCGGTTTACTTACAGACGGTCGTACAATGTGCTCGCAAGACAGAGATTGCCCTTTGGCCGTATCTGTTTTCCAGTGCCGGCAAACCGAAGGAATTGTTCCAGAAGTGTATGGCCGCACGACAGTTGCACACGGCTGCGAGCTATTTGATTATATTGCAAAATTTGGAACCGTCCTCGGTGAGTCGCCAGTACGCGACGGTATTACTGGACACTGCCCTGGAACAGCAGGATTGGCCGCTGGCCAAAGATTTGGTACGGTTTCTGCGCGCGATCGATCCGAACGATGTGGAATCCCCACGCTCGTCGTATGTGTTTGGCAACAAGTTCGGTGGACTGATTGCCGCTGGTCCTCCGGCGCCGAACGCTGAAGATTTGAGTCTAATCTTGGGCAGTAGCATGGCAAGAGGTCGCAGTTTCTCAACCACCGTACCATACCCGAAATCAAATGACAGTGCGGCTACGGTGGTAAATAAGGAGAAGAACATAATGTTTAACaatccaacagcagcagcaacggtgcAGCAGAACAGTGGAGCACTAAGCTCGGGTCACGATGCCTCCACCGAGAGACAAATTTTGCGACGAAAGAAAAGTGTGCCAAATACTCAAAAGGAAGC CGACACCTCCACGGCAGAAGAATTTTTCATCGACGTGGTACTGCAAAGACATGCTCGCCGATTTTTACAATTGCGAAAGCTGGAAGATCTTGGGTATATGAGTGCGACGCTGGATTTCCATCTAGTCGGATGGCTTAATCGAGAGAAGGATCGTGCCGCGCGCATAGAGGATTTCGTAAATGCCTTAAAGTCCTTGCACGACGAGCTCGATTGGCCAAAACCGTGCCTAGATCTAACATTGCTTCCGAATCCGTTGGCTCAAGCTCACATGCATGCAGAGTCGTCCCCCTCGCCGTCCTCGAATTTGTCCAACAAATCACCCCTGTCCGAGTTAACTACGCGCCGCACGGTCGATTCGGGGTATAACAGCCTGTCGTTCGTTCGACCGACGGGTGCCAATGGTCCTGTTATTGGGACGGCAGCGAAAGCGGACGAAAGACAGCTGGAACCAGAACAGGAGCAAccacaagaacaacaacagcagcgacAAAAAAATACGCCCGCATCTCCGATCGGCGATCCGCTGCTGGGTACAACTGCGGAAGCCAATCTTATGCCACTGAACGATACAGCGAGCGTGCTGTCCGAAGCTGCTCAACCCAACTGGCCAGACGAAGTGTCGACGGTGTGCGGTGGTGCAGGTGGCCTGCTGAACATAACGCTTGGCGAGCAAAGCTTCAGCCAAGCGATGGAGAAAAACATTTCGAAGCAAAGCAAATCGAACCGGCGCAAGCAACACAAGCTAGAGATTCGCATGCGTTACCTGTTGCAGATATTCACCGAGGCAAACTGTTACGAGTTTGCGCTCCTGCTCTCCGTGCTGCTACTCGACGTGGCCTCCGTCGGGCGCATTACGAACGCGGCAATACGATCGAAATCCCTCGTAGTGTGTCGACAGTTGCGCAACGGGCTGAAGGATATGACTCGCTGGAGCTTCAACGAGTGTCTTGCGTACCGGCCGTTTATGATCGCCTTGCAGCCTCAGCTAGCGGTGCTGGATAAGTTTGTCATTCAGCAGGAATCCATTCCGTCGCTGATGCACACGACCGCCGTGACGGGGGTTTCAGCCTTTTCGCCGCTCGTGATGGGTAGTATGCACACTTTCCGCGATAGTGAGGCGCCCGCTGCAGGCGTTACTGTGGGCGGAAGCAAGGGGCTAAGCCACCAAAGCCAAGGCGAGTCGCGGAATGTAGGCAACTCCAGTGTCAATAGCACCATGCAGCGCATGAGCTCGGCTGGTACGTTGGGGGGAAGCGTTGCGCTTTCAAGTGAAAGTGGtggcgttggtggtggtggcactATCACCGGCAACAATCGGATCGTCATCGACGGGGCAAGTATGCGGAGCGGTAGTGGCCAGCGCGATGGTCTGGGACAGAAGTATACCACAGCGCACCCTTTCGCCCGATCGGTGTCAGATTTGGAGGTGGCAAACATTCGAAAGATTGCGCAAGGCAAGTCCGTAACGGACAGTCGGTCAGTTGCATCGGCCGCCATCGCAGAGGAACCGCAACGGACGTGCAATGTTATGTAA